From one Xiphophorus hellerii strain 12219 chromosome 18, Xiphophorus_hellerii-4.1, whole genome shotgun sequence genomic stretch:
- the LOC116708019 gene encoding zinc finger BED domain-containing protein 4-like: MRKAFTVCFPTDQGEEPDDNHRLDDPELWHDLPLEDQETVGASLGKKHRLQCFAHTLQLVVRDGLTETKVASPALSKLSKLSSLLHTSTTLKDVFEAEFGERKSIPASVITRWNSIVRQVKAVLQCEHLKLCAILEKAGHKKLLFTIREWNLLKEMVDILKPFEEATDLTQGEKIVTISAVVPSVLSLNHHLEKLKPQVRFLNGLVSSLQASLNKRFLGIFISVQMARAEEGITAPFSDPVYLKAAALDPAFSLLWVEHHVLGSQDMKTEVTQKVKDLILENAADPAKLEQHVTPGDKDQKDCEDGGLFASYCKRQKKDVQTSPALQLSHYLHIADGQNALLFWAMNMHTLPSLFNVATRVLAVPACSAPVERVFSYGGIILRPHRAQMTDRLFSSLVFCKCNAE; this comes from the exons ATGCGAAAAGCATTTACTGTATGCTTTCCCACTGACCAAGGTGAGGAACCTGATGATAATCATCGTCTTGACGACCCAGAGCTCTGGCATGACTTACCCTTGGAAGATCAGGAAACAGTCGGTGCTTCTTTGGGAAAGAAACATCGCCTGCAATGTTTTGCTCACACACTTCAGCTGGTGGTGAGAGATGGCCTGACAGAGACCAAAGTGGCATCTCCTGCCCTTTCAAAGCTATCTAAGCTCAGCTCACTACTGCACACAAGCACAACATTGAAAGATGTGTTTGAAGCTGAATTTGGTGAACGGAAAAGCATCCCTGCTTCTGTAATCACAAGATGGAATTCAATAGTGAGACAAGTGAAGGCGGTTCTTCAATGTGAACATCTAAAACTCTGTGCTATTCTTGAAAAGGCCGGGCACAAGAAGTTGTTATTCACAATACGAGAGTGGAACTTGTTGAAGGAGATGGTGGACATCTTGAAACCGTTTGAAGAAGCAACTGATTTGACACAAGGTGAGAAAATAGTGACGATCAGTGCTGTTGTTCCATCCGTGCTGTCCCTCAATCACCACCTTGAGAAACTGAAGCCGCAAGTCCGTTTCCTGAATGGTCTGGTCAGCAGTCTCCAGGCATCTTTGAACAAAAGATTTCTTGGAATTTTTATCAGTGTACAAATGGCGAGAGCAGAAGAAGGGATCACTGCACCCTTTTCAGATCCAGTGTACCTCAAAGCAGCTGCTTTGGATCCAGCGTTTTCTCTGTTGTGGGTGGAACACCATGTGTTGGGCAGTCAGGACATGAAGACAGAAGTGACACAAAAAGTTAAAG ATCTGATCCTGGAAAATGCTGCAGATCCTGCAAAGTTGGAGCAACACGTGACTCCTGGTGATAAAGATCAGAAGGACTGTGAAGATGGAGGACTGTTTGCTTCTTATTGTAAGAGGCAGAAGAAGGATGTCCAGACAAGTCCAGCACTACAGCTAAGTCATTACCTCCATATTGCTGATGGACAGAACGCCCTCTTGTTCTGGGCAATGAACATGCACACTCTTCCTTCACTGTTTAATGTGGCCACCAGAGTTTTGGCAGTGCCTGCTTGCAGTGCTCCAGTGGAGCGCGTCTTCAGCTATGGTGGCATCATTTTACGTCCTCATCGTGCACAAATGACAGACAGACTTTTTTCCAGTTTGGTCTTTTGCAAATGCAATGCAGAATAG